TCGAAGATCATTACAAGCTAATCCATCGATGGAAGTTATCGTTTTATCAAAATATTGTGTTGTTATATCATAAACTTCCAAACCGCCCCAGGTTGCCAGGTAGATTTTATTATCTACAAACTTCAGATCGAAAATATGCGTAGTGTTTGTGTGCACTTGCCAGTTTTGTAAACCAGATACAGAAAACATTATCATGGTTATGGCAAGAATTAGAAGTGTTTTTGTCTTCATTTGATCTCCTATTTATCTGCCCGATCTTGATAAAACTGTGCTGATAGTTTTAAGAATGATCGAGAAGTCCAGATAAAATGATCTGTTTTTCACATAGAACAGATCGTACTGTAATTTCTCCATTGTATCTTCATAAGAGGGAGAATGATATTTTTTGGAAACTTGATCCCAGCCGGTTAAACCAGGTTTTACCAGCATTCTTTCATTATAAAATGCTATCTGTTTTTCCAGATCGTTAACCAGTTCCGGTCTTTCAGGTCTGGGACCCACAAAACTCATTTCCCCTCGAATTATATTTATAAGTTGCGGCAGTTCGTCCAACCTTGTTTTTCTGAGCAGAGAGCCGATCCTGGTAATTCGGTTGTCATTAATTTCTGTAGGCTGGAAGTCGTTCCCTTCATCTTTCATAGAACGGAATTTTATCATTTTGAATTTTACATCGTTTTGACCAATTCTTTCCTGGATAAAGAAAATTTTTCCCTTGCTGGAAATCTTTATAAATAAGGCAATTAAAACTAATAAAGGTAAAGTGATAATAAAGAAAATGAAAGCAAACACAAAATCAATTACTCTTTTTGAAAAATCGTAAGCCGTTTTATTTCCTTCACTCAGGTTTTCCAGAAACCAGGTTTTGTTGATCAGGTCAAGTGGAACTTTGTCTGTAATCTCTTCATAAAAATGTGATAAATTTATAAAATTAACTTTCAATTTCAGGCAACTGAAAAGTAGATTACTCAAAGATTCAGAATCAGCAGGATTGCTTGCCAGAATGAGGGTAGAAACATTTTTTTTCTGAATTATCCGTTGCACATCTGCATTATTTTTATCCAATATCAAAGTATTGATATCAGTTTCTATCTGCTGATCCGGCAATTTTAAAATAAAGGCTATTTCAAACCCCAAATGCGGTTTCTTTTTGAATTCCTTTAAAAGATTACTAACCTGGTTATTATAGCCGATAATTCCGATAACATCTTTGGGAATATAAGATTTTATCGACCAATTGAAAAAACCTCTCCACAGAAAGAAAATGATCGTGTAAATTATAACAAATAAGATCAGGTTTGTTTTGGGTGCAATGCTGATTCCCGGCATCACATAAAAGAATACTGCCGAAAATAAACCGCCAAAAACAAAACTGCGTAAAGCTCTACGGAAGAAACTGCGATTACTTACTGCGAAATTGATATTGTACAACTCCGAAATATAAAACGTCATAACCCAGATAAGAAAAATGAAAGAAAATGGGTAAAAATGTGCCATCCAGTAATCCATGGTCGGATGCTTTCCATACCTTATCAGAAGTGTGATATATAAACTTGCATAAAGTATTATGATATCACCAATTACAAGCAATGCTTTTCTAAGCTTTAGTTTCATAGATCTCTTTATATTTATTTACGAATTCTTTCAAAGAAAACTTTTCTTCTACTCGTTTTCGGGATTCCTTTCCCCATTTTTCCAATTCATCCTTTCTTAATGGGAGAGTTATAAGAAAGTCGATTAATTTGTCAACCTCATTCAAGCTAACCAGCTTGCCGTTATTATCATCTACCAGTTCATCATTACCAACAATATCCGATGCAATAATCGGTAAGCCAACCGACATCGCTTCCAAAATTGAAACAGGCAAACCTTCCCATTTGGAATAAAGAAGAAATGCATCGAACTTATTTAGATGTTCAAAAATATTTGTTACCCAAGCCTCAAAAATAATTCTATTTTGCAATTGGGCATCTTGTACAAGAAGCTGGCATTCTTCCAGAAGTTCTCCATCTCCCAGAAAAATAAATTCTATCTGGGAGTTTTTTTTACATACTTCTATCGCTGCATTAACTGTTCGGATTGGATTTTTCTGTTTCCAAAAGCGAAAAGAACTACCAATAATGAAACGATTATTATTTTTTTTGGGGGAAAGTTTCTGGGGAACTTCTATACCATTATAAATCGTTAATGCTTTTTTTGAATTTATGATCTTATTTTGAATTACGAATTTTCTGTCGTGCTGATTTACAAAAACTACCTTATCACAAAACCAGCCAGCAATTTTCTCGCATTTCATATAAAATGATCGAACCGGTTTTGACTGATATTTATTGAATGGAAATCCATGTGACGTATGAATTACATTCCCTATTCCTGCCAGTTTTGCTGCTATTCTACCCAGAAAACCAGTTTTAGAAGAATGAGTGTGAACAACATCATATTTGTACTTTCTGCAAATCCACCAGATTTTAAAGAAAGCAATAAAATCCCAAAAAGAAAGATCCCTTCTCAAGGAATTCACAGGAATATGTTTTATCTGCAATTCTTCCAATTTCTCAATTAGAGGTCCACCTGAACGAGAAAGAACATAAATCTCGTATTTGTCTTTATCAAGATTCTCCAGAATTTTCAGCATCACATTTTGCGCACCAGCAATAACAGGAAGAAGTTGAATATGCAGAAGTTTGATTTTCTTCATAGTTTTTTCTCGATGAATTCCACAAAATTTCTGGTTTGATGTTCTCTATCGAAATTCGGGTCAAATTTGTATTCTTTCAATTTATTCTTCTCGGTAGAATTTATCAATTGCTTCAGATTTTCAGTTATCATTTCTACATCTTCCATTGCACAAATATTTTCATGCCCAAGTTTTCTTAAAATGTCAGCCGCTTCTCCCTTGGGTGGAATCATAGCAAAAATTGGTCTTTCGCTTCGGATGTATTCAAAAATCTTTCCCGTTAAAACACCTTTGCCATTTGGAGATGCAATAAATAGAAGTAAAATATCACTGGTTTTCATCAGCATGACAGCAGTGGAATGATCAACTTGCTCTTTTATATCAAAGAGCTCATTGCAACTGCTTTTTTGAATTGTTTCCAAAGTCTCTTTGAAATAATTACCTATCAATTGAATTTTAATTTTCTTAAGGATTGAATTATCTAATTTCTCTACAGCTTTTATCAAATATTTCACGCTGCGATGTCCATAGAAATTTCCTACATATCTTAAAATAATTTTGTTGTTTTTTGGTTTTATTTTTTGGGGGAAATCATCTTCATCCCAGCCATTGTACATAACCAGAATTTTATCAGATAGATCTTTACCGAATTCTGAGATCAAATCCTGACGGATAACATCACCAACTGTTGTTACTACTTCAGCACGATTTAGAATTTTCTTTTCCCATTTCTTGGCATGTTTGGAAAGCAGAAGATTGCTGTATTTTATATAAGGATTTAAAGTCCAATGATCACGATAATCCAAAATCAAGGGTAGATCATATTTTTGGCTCAATTTAAAAGCAATCAAACCACTTGTATAAGGTCCCATCGTTGCCATTACAGCATCATATTTATTTTCTTTAAATATCTTTTTGCTGCTTTTCATCACATTTGGCAGCCAGCCAATTTTATCATCAATAGGAAATAAATTCCTGATAATTTTTTTTATCTTCTCGGGAGTTCCAAAATAGATGTTCTTAATTTTTTTTTCTTTTGGTTTGGTTTTTTTCAGGATCGACATTGGATCGTATGACGGAATTCGAAAAACTTTCCTGGCTTTATTCTCTGCAGCCAGCTTATTATCATAAGAATGAAATACAATATCTTCTACAGTTATCACATCGGTTTCCCAACCAGATTCCGAAAGATATTTTATCAGTTTAAGTGGTCGCTGAACTCCGGGACCACCCAGAGGTGGATAAAAATATGAGACCAGAAGTAACCGTTTCATCTACTTTTCTCCAGATTCTGATTTATCCAGAAATACTTTTACTTCCGTATCGGGATCGATATCGTGAAGAGTTACCAAATTGCCAGAAATATGAGATTTTGTATAATCTACATGAGATAATTTCTTATTTCCTTTTATCGAAAATGAAAAAGTCTCGATCTTCTCGGGAAAATATAAACGAACGCTGCTTCTTCTTTCATGAATTTCTATTCTTTCTCTTTTTTTCCACCATTGAGCAATATTCAAATATGTATCCTGATAATACTTCTTATTATTTATTTTTTTAAAAACTTCTTCCATCAATTTCTCCAAATATTCCAACTCGGCAAAATTGTGAACAGAAAAATCAAAAGTTATCAATCCATTAACCAGATTTATGGAATCAAGAAGCTTTTCGATTATCTCTTTTGCGGTTTCGCTACTCATTTTATTTGTTGTGGAAATTATGAAACTTTCATCTGAGCAGATCAATGGTATTTCCAAGTTGTTATTATTGGCAAAGCTTCTTCTGAGCTTTCCCTTTTTGGAAATGATACTTAGATGAAACGGAAAACCGATACCATTGGCAAATCCTGCCATTGTAGCGAGTTTTCTTGATGAATCATATACAAAACTGTGTTTCAATTTCAATTCATTTGTTTGATAAGGATCAGACTTGTAGCCATTGATTCTAAGGCCGGTTTTTTCCTTAAAAGAAAGTCGGATTATCTGCTTTTTCTGGCTTTGGAAATTATCATTTTTATATGAATTCGATTTTGCTAAAAGAGCTATTTCATGTCCTCGGTCAATGATCCTGGATATCTCCTGATAGATCAAATTATGACCAATATCATATTCAAATTCACCTTTTCTGGAATCATCAGTTCCCCAGAAATATGTACTTCTGATACCATATTTTTCTTCTAAGTTATCGATCAGATCGAAATTCCAATATTCCTCTTCATTCGTTAAAATGTATTTTGTTCTACTTCTAAAATTTTTTAAAACATATTTAAATTTATAGAAAACCAGAAGATCTTGATAAACGCTCTGCATGATGCGTTTGAAATTCCATTTGCGAAGTTTGGGAACATTATGAGAAACAGCAACAGCACCCTTTTCCGCCTTGGGCCAATACTCTTTTTTTACTAAGAAATAATCTCTTTTCTTTTCTATGGCTTCCAAAATTGTCTGCTCCAGAAGCCAAAGATAATAATTGGTGTAAGGAATCAAAGCATAATCATGAAAAACCATTTCATCATCTGGAATTCGATAGTCCTTTTCCTCTCTACCGGGCGAAAATTTTTGATAATTTATCAAATTGAAGAAAATATTGCCGATCAGATCAAATTTTACAGAACCATAATACAGATTTTCATTTATAAAATACACAATTGGTTGTTCTATCTCATGATTGCAGATCAGCGGGATCGATCTATCCAACTTGATTTCCCTGATACTTTCTGAAAGCTGCTGTCGACTGATGCTTCCCGGTTTGTAAAAATCTATTCCGCAAGGAATGAAAAAGAATATTTTATCCATCGCCAGGATATATGCTTCTTTGGAGGTTGGCTCGATTGTTCCATAATAAATTAGAACATCATTTGGTTCTATTTGTTCCAATTTACTGATATATTTATGCACAAATCCCAATGTATTAAAAATGAAATCGATAGTAAATCTGATCTCATTTTGAAAATCTTTTAAAACGCTATCTACATAAACTGCTATCATAAAAGTTCTATAAAAATCAAATATCCAAAAGGTTTAATCCGCTTTCCTGGTCAAAAAAACGATCAACAGAACCATCGTAAACTTCCAAAACAATTTCACAAGTAGCAGAAACAACTGCACTATTTAGATGTCCACCAAAACTCTGATGATTTTTATTTGCCAAAGTTATATGACAATGCAGATACACTTCATTTTTCATGGTGGTTATATTTCCGGTTAACGATAAAATCTCAAAATCCTCTTTTAAAGTATTGGAATGATATTGTTGCTTTGAAGGTTCAAAAAGCCCAACAGTCACATTATTTGTGGCTCCGATACCAGAGATTTTTCCTAGTTTGATGTTTTCATTTTCACAAAACTTTTTCAGAGAAGAAATGATTTCTTCTCCTTTATCGATTCTGATGAAACAAATATTTCCAATTCTCTTACTTTTCATACCATCTCCAATCATGATCATGAACAATTTATTGTCAGCAACTTTCCTTGTCTAATAATATTTACTGTAAAAATAAATGATTATTGTTTTTCGTTTGACATAAAAATTGCATCCTAAGGATTTGAACTTATATTAATAGAGTAAATTAGAATCAATAAAGGAGTCGAAATGAGTAAGAAAAGAATTTACCTTTTTGGTGACGGAAAAGCTGAAGGTAAAACAGAAATGAAAAATCTATTGGGTGGAAAAGGTGCTAACTTAGCTGAAATGAATTTAGTTGGAGTTCCTGTACCTCCTGGATTTACTATTACAACAGAAGTTTGCACAGAATACAATGAACTTGGAAAAGATAAGGTTGTTGAACTACTTAAAGAAGAGATCGTTGGAGCTATAGAAAACGTTGAAAACATCATGGATGCAAAATTTGGAGATAAAGAAAATCCATGTTTGCTTTCTGTTCGTTCTGGTGCACGCGTTTCCATGCCAGGTATGATGGACACAGTTCTGAATCTGGGATTGAATGATGAAGCTGTAGAAGGATTGGCAAAGAAATCTGGAAATCCACGTTTTGCCTGGGATTCTTACAGAAGATTTGTTCAGATGTATGGCGACGTTGTTATGGGATTGAAGCCAGCTTCCAAAGAAGAACACGATCCGTTTGAAGTGATCATTGATCAAATAAAAGAAGAAAAAAATGTAATAAACGATACAGAATTGGATACTGATGACTTGAAAGAACTTGTCGCCAGATTCAAAAAAGCGATAAAGGATTCTACTGGTTCCGATTTTCCTGAAGATCCATGGGAACAACTCTGGGGTGCAATTTTAGCAGTATTCGACAGTTGGAATACTGAAAGAGCAATCTATTATCGCAAAATCAATGCAATTCCTGGAGATTGGGGAACCGCGGTGAACGTGCAGGCAATGGTTTACGGAAATATGGGGAAAAATTCTGCCACTGGTGTTGCCTTCACACGAGATGCTGCTACTGGTGAAGATCTATTTAATGGAGAATACCTGATAGATGCACAAGGTGAAGACGTTGTGGCCGGAACCAGAACTCCACAGCAAATCACTCTGGAAGGATCGAAAAGATGGGCCAAACTTGCAAAAGTTTCTGAAGAAGAAAGAGCAAAAAAATTTCCTTCATTAGAAGAGACAATGCCAAAATTATATAAAGAACTTTCTGATATTGAAACCAAATTAGAAGAACATTATAAAGATATGCAGGATTTGGAGTTCACAATACAAGATGGAAAACTTTGGATTTTGCAAACCAGAAATGGAAAAAGAACTGGAACAGCAATGGTGAAAATGGCTGTCGATATGCTCCGAGAAGGGTTAATTGATGAAAAAACTGCAATATTACGCTTAGAACCAAATAAACTTGATGAATTACTTCATCCTATTTTCAATACAAAGGCAGTTAAAAAAGCTGAAGTTATTGCCAAAGGACTTCCTGCTTCTCCCGGTGCTGCTACTGGCCAACTTGTATTTTTTGCCGATGAAGCTGAAGAATGGGCAAATGAAGGGAAACAAGTTGTTTTAGCAAGAGTTGAAACCTCTCCTGAAGACCTTAGGGGAATGAATGTTTCAAAAGGGATTTTAACAGCTCGTGGTGGAATGACTTCACATGCTGCTGTTGTTGCTCGTGGAATGGGAAAATGCTGTGTTTCCGGCGCAGGATCAGTTAGGATCGATTACAAAGCCAGAACATTAACATCAGAAGGTAAAACATTTAAAGAAGGTGATTGGATTTCTTTAAATGGTTCTACAGGTGAAGTTTATGCTGGTAAAGTAGAAACTAAAAATCCAGAGTTAAGTGGTGATTTTGGTGAACTGATGCAACTTTGTGATAAATACACAAAACTTGTTGTAAGAACAAATGCTGATACTCCGAAAGATTCTAAAGTTGCCCGTAATTTTGGTGCTCAGGGAATTGGACTTTGCAGAACTGAACACATGTTCTTTGAAGGTGAAAGAATTAAAGCAGTTCGTGAAATGATATTAGCCGAAGATGAAGCTGGCCGAAGAAAAGCACTGGATAAATTACTTCCGATGCAGAGAGAAGATTTCGAAGGTATTTTCGAAGCAATGAAAGGTTTGCCTGTAACTGTTAGATTGTTAGATCCTCCACTTCATGAATTTGTTCCTCACGATGAAAAAGGCCAACAGGAAATGGCAGAAGAAATGAGTATTCCAGTTGAAGAAATAAAATCTCGAGTAGAAGGTTTATCAGAATTCAATCCAATGCTTGGTCATCGTGGATGTAGATTGGGAAACACTTATCCTGAAATAACAGAAATGCAAACCAGAGCAATTATTGAAGCTGCGCTTAATTTGAAGAAAAAGGGAATTGAGACGCAACCCGAAATAATGATACCACTTATCGGAACTGTAGAAGAATTCAAA
This genomic interval from Candidatus Cloacimonadota bacterium contains the following:
- a CDS encoding glycosyltransferase; translated protein: MKRLLLVSYFYPPLGGPGVQRPLKLIKYLSESGWETDVITVEDIVFHSYDNKLAAENKARKVFRIPSYDPMSILKKTKPKEKKIKNIYFGTPEKIKKIIRNLFPIDDKIGWLPNVMKSSKKIFKENKYDAVMATMGPYTSGLIAFKLSQKYDLPLILDYRDHWTLNPYIKYSNLLLSKHAKKWEKKILNRAEVVTTVGDVIRQDLISEFGKDLSDKILVMYNGWDEDDFPQKIKPKNNKIILRYVGNFYGHRSVKYLIKAVEKLDNSILKKIKIQLIGNYFKETLETIQKSSCNELFDIKEQVDHSTAVMLMKTSDILLLFIASPNGKGVLTGKIFEYIRSERPIFAMIPPKGEAADILRKLGHENICAMEDVEMITENLKQLINSTEKNKLKEYKFDPNFDREHQTRNFVEFIEKKL
- a CDS encoding sugar transferase is translated as MKLKLRKALLVIGDIIILYASLYITLLIRYGKHPTMDYWMAHFYPFSFIFLIWVMTFYISELYNINFAVSNRSFFRRALRSFVFGGLFSAVFFYVMPGISIAPKTNLILFVIIYTIIFFLWRGFFNWSIKSYIPKDVIGIIGYNNQVSNLLKEFKKKPHLGFEIAFILKLPDQQIETDINTLILDKNNADVQRIIQKKNVSTLILASNPADSESLSNLLFSCLKLKVNFINLSHFYEEITDKVPLDLINKTWFLENLSEGNKTAYDFSKRVIDFVFAFIFFIITLPLLVLIALFIKISSKGKIFFIQERIGQNDVKFKMIKFRSMKDEGNDFQPTEINDNRITRIGSLLRKTRLDELPQLINIIRGEMSFVGPRPERPELVNDLEKQIAFYNERMLVKPGLTGWDQVSKKYHSPSYEDTMEKLQYDLFYVKNRSFYLDFSIILKTISTVLSRSGR
- a CDS encoding DNA-binding protein translates to MKSKRIGNICFIRIDKGEEIISSLKKFCENENIKLGKISGIGATNNVTVGLFEPSKQQYHSNTLKEDFEILSLTGNITTMKNEVYLHCHITLANKNHQSFGGHLNSAVVSATCEIVLEVYDGSVDRFFDQESGLNLLDI
- the ppdK gene encoding pyruvate, phosphate dikinase, coding for MSKKRIYLFGDGKAEGKTEMKNLLGGKGANLAEMNLVGVPVPPGFTITTEVCTEYNELGKDKVVELLKEEIVGAIENVENIMDAKFGDKENPCLLSVRSGARVSMPGMMDTVLNLGLNDEAVEGLAKKSGNPRFAWDSYRRFVQMYGDVVMGLKPASKEEHDPFEVIIDQIKEEKNVINDTELDTDDLKELVARFKKAIKDSTGSDFPEDPWEQLWGAILAVFDSWNTERAIYYRKINAIPGDWGTAVNVQAMVYGNMGKNSATGVAFTRDAATGEDLFNGEYLIDAQGEDVVAGTRTPQQITLEGSKRWAKLAKVSEEERAKKFPSLEETMPKLYKELSDIETKLEEHYKDMQDLEFTIQDGKLWILQTRNGKRTGTAMVKMAVDMLREGLIDEKTAILRLEPNKLDELLHPIFNTKAVKKAEVIAKGLPASPGAATGQLVFFADEAEEWANEGKQVVLARVETSPEDLRGMNVSKGILTARGGMTSHAAVVARGMGKCCVSGAGSVRIDYKARTLTSEGKTFKEGDWISLNGSTGEVYAGKVETKNPELSGDFGELMQLCDKYTKLVVRTNADTPKDSKVARNFGAQGIGLCRTEHMFFEGERIKAVREMILAEDEAGRRKALDKLLPMQREDFEGIFEAMKGLPVTVRLLDPPLHEFVPHDEKGQQEMAEEMSIPVEEIKSRVEGLSEFNPMLGHRGCRLGNTYPEITEMQTRAIIEAALNLKKKGIETQPEIMIPLIGTVEEFKMQEVIVRKTVNAVFEERNDKIDYLVGTMIEIPRAALTADDIAKHAEFFSFGTNDLTQMTFGYSRDDAGKFLPIYLEKGILKDDPFQVLDQTGVGQLVEMGTKKGRSTRATLKVGICGEHGGEPSSVEFCHRVGMNYVSCSPYRVPIARLAAAQAALKN
- a CDS encoding glycosyltransferase family 4 protein, which translates into the protein MKKIKLLHIQLLPVIAGAQNVMLKILENLDKDKYEIYVLSRSGGPLIEKLEELQIKHIPVNSLRRDLSFWDFIAFFKIWWICRKYKYDVVHTHSSKTGFLGRIAAKLAGIGNVIHTSHGFPFNKYQSKPVRSFYMKCEKIAGWFCDKVVFVNQHDRKFVIQNKIINSKKALTIYNGIEVPQKLSPKKNNNRFIIGSSFRFWKQKNPIRTVNAAIEVCKKNSQIEFIFLGDGELLEECQLLVQDAQLQNRIIFEAWVTNIFEHLNKFDAFLLYSKWEGLPVSILEAMSVGLPIIASDIVGNDELVDDNNGKLVSLNEVDKLIDFLITLPLRKDELEKWGKESRKRVEEKFSLKEFVNKYKEIYETKA